A section of the Streptomyces sp. NBC_01591 genome encodes:
- a CDS encoding AAA family ATPase: MTTTPDTRAVHEPAGAPTAVIEDLWEQLIHVEQRVRNAVALRRAADPQPDDPYRGQYLTPEAAGRIVESRDAFAPVPAYGSEPSPQSPPGSRVRQLAENFGLVPLDMDLLLVVMAPDIDSRFERLYGYLNDDLTRRRPTIGLALELCGLPAAGSGRFRFSPSAPLVAGGLLEVLEADRPLLSRVLRVPDRITAYLLGNDEIDGRLRGLVRAVAPEAEPDTRPEVLRVAAALGTGSGLVHLLDRGGDPGGLAVEALLAAGRRPLVVDIADLATLPEPAEVVRTLAAEVRLSGGGVVLGPLEALAPERPAGARLLGSLCAAVSGAPLVAYGKKNWDPLWTAESPVPVHVLSPGPAGMARQWRRALAEAGSSLGLPAGSASAGEELIEATASYRLDSEQVRKAAAVASRLAVLAERPVDAQDLRTAVRAQNGAGLERLARRIEPAVGWDDLVLPAATRRELSELALRARHREQVLGQWRMRPGGGRGRGIIALFAGESGTGKTMSAEVVASELGMELYVVDLSTVVDKYVGETEKNLERIFVEASDVNGILLFDEADAIFGKRSQVKDAHDRHANVESAYLLQRMESFDGIAVLTTNLRGNLDEAFTRRLDVIAEFPMPDARQRLALWDRCLGTAIPREAGLDLEFCAGRFELAGGSIRACAVTAAYLAAESGRPLGMEQIVTAVIQEYRKLGRLVRESEFGSWLDRTQGGGRG, from the coding sequence ATGACCACGACACCGGACACCCGTGCCGTCCACGAACCGGCCGGCGCCCCGACCGCGGTCATCGAGGACCTCTGGGAGCAGCTGATCCACGTCGAGCAGCGGGTCAGGAACGCGGTGGCGCTCCGGCGGGCCGCCGACCCGCAACCGGACGATCCGTACCGGGGGCAGTACCTCACCCCCGAGGCGGCTGGGCGGATCGTGGAGTCCCGCGACGCGTTCGCGCCCGTACCGGCGTACGGCTCCGAGCCTTCGCCGCAGTCCCCGCCCGGGAGCCGGGTCCGGCAGCTCGCCGAGAACTTCGGCCTGGTACCGCTGGACATGGACCTGCTGCTGGTCGTGATGGCCCCGGACATCGACAGCCGGTTCGAGCGGCTCTACGGCTACCTCAACGACGACCTCACCCGGCGAAGGCCGACCATCGGTCTGGCGCTCGAACTCTGCGGGCTGCCCGCCGCGGGCTCCGGCCGCTTCCGGTTCTCACCGTCCGCCCCGCTGGTCGCGGGCGGACTGCTGGAGGTACTGGAGGCCGACCGTCCGCTGCTCTCGCGGGTGCTGCGAGTGCCGGACCGGATCACCGCGTACCTGCTCGGCAACGACGAGATCGACGGGCGGCTGCGCGGCCTCGTCCGTGCGGTCGCGCCCGAGGCGGAGCCGGACACCCGACCGGAGGTCCTGCGGGTCGCGGCGGCACTGGGCACGGGCAGCGGTCTGGTGCATCTGCTCGACCGGGGAGGCGACCCCGGCGGACTGGCGGTCGAGGCGCTGCTCGCCGCGGGGCGCCGTCCGCTGGTGGTCGACATCGCGGATCTCGCCACCCTTCCCGAACCGGCGGAAGTCGTACGGACCCTGGCGGCCGAGGTCCGGCTGAGCGGCGGCGGGGTCGTCCTCGGTCCGCTCGAAGCGCTCGCCCCCGAGCGGCCCGCGGGGGCCCGGTTGCTCGGGAGCCTCTGCGCGGCGGTCAGCGGTGCTCCGCTGGTCGCGTACGGGAAGAAGAACTGGGATCCCCTGTGGACCGCGGAGAGTCCGGTTCCGGTCCACGTCCTGTCCCCCGGCCCCGCGGGCATGGCTCGGCAGTGGCGTCGGGCGCTCGCCGAGGCAGGCAGTTCTCTCGGGCTGCCTGCCGGGAGCGCGTCGGCCGGCGAGGAACTCATCGAGGCCACCGCCTCCTACCGGCTCGACTCCGAGCAGGTGCGCAAGGCCGCCGCTGTCGCCTCCCGGCTGGCCGTCCTGGCGGAGCGTCCGGTGGACGCGCAGGACCTGCGCACGGCGGTCCGGGCTCAGAACGGAGCGGGGCTCGAACGGCTCGCCCGTCGTATCGAGCCGGCGGTCGGCTGGGACGACCTCGTGCTGCCCGCCGCGACCCGCCGCGAGCTGTCCGAACTCGCCCTGCGCGCACGCCACCGCGAGCAGGTGCTCGGTCAGTGGCGGATGCGGCCGGGCGGCGGCCGGGGTCGCGGGATCATCGCGTTGTTCGCGGGTGAGTCCGGCACCGGCAAGACCATGTCCGCCGAGGTGGTGGCGTCGGAGCTCGGCATGGAGCTGTATGTCGTGGATCTGTCCACCGTGGTGGACAAGTACGTCGGTGAGACCGAGAAGAACCTCGAAAGGATCTTCGTCGAGGCGTCCGACGTCAACGGCATCCTGCTGTTCGACGAGGCGGACGCCATTTTCGGGAAGCGCTCGCAGGTCAAGGACGCGCACGACCGCCACGCCAACGTGGAGTCGGCCTATCTGCTGCAGCGGATGGAGTCCTTCGACGGGATCGCGGTGCTCACCACCAATCTGCGGGGCAATCTCGACGAGGCGTTCACCCGGCGCCTCGATGTGATCGCGGAGTTCCCCATGCCGGACGCCCGGCAGCGACTGGCCCTGTGGGACCGCTGCCTCGGGACGGCGATCCCCCGCGAGGCCGGACTCGATCTGGAATTCTGCGCGGGACGCTTCGAGCTGGCGGGAGGATCGATCCGTGCCTGCGCGGTGACCGCCGCCTATCTGGCAGCGGAATCGGGGCGACCGCTCGGTATGGAGCAGATCGTCACGGCCGTGATCCAGGAGTACCGCAAACTCGGCCGACTGGTCCGGGAGAGCGAGTTCGGCTCCTGGCTGGACCGTACCCAGGGAGGCGGCAGGGGGTAG
- a CDS encoding DUF4255 domain-containing protein, with translation MIHEVDEGLRLLLVDAGLQESGVDLVFDAPTKDWSARRNAPTISVFLHRIREDASRRRTGAAEEHDDEGVVIGRRTPPRWFELTYLVTAWTNRPQDEHRLLSEVLRCLVRSDVLPARMHTGSLAELGLAVEIEAAGPGTDGPSASDVWSALGGELKAAIDLRVWAPLAGERTSAGPPVTEGLVVRTAAARDGDRTEPGRRLRYDGASDPGGQGFAAERQRQLPPGRRRRGGAAR, from the coding sequence GTGATCCACGAAGTGGACGAGGGGCTGCGGCTGTTGCTGGTCGACGCCGGCCTCCAGGAGAGCGGCGTGGACCTGGTCTTCGACGCACCGACGAAGGACTGGTCCGCCCGGCGCAACGCCCCCACGATCAGCGTCTTCCTCCACCGCATCCGTGAGGACGCGAGCCGCCGCCGTACCGGCGCGGCCGAGGAACACGACGACGAAGGAGTGGTCATCGGCCGGCGGACCCCGCCGCGCTGGTTCGAGCTGACCTATCTGGTGACTGCCTGGACCAATCGCCCGCAGGACGAACACCGCCTGCTCTCCGAGGTGTTGCGCTGCCTCGTACGGTCGGACGTCCTGCCCGCCCGTATGCACACCGGCAGCCTCGCCGAGCTCGGGCTGGCCGTGGAGATCGAGGCGGCTGGTCCGGGCACCGACGGGCCGTCCGCCTCGGACGTCTGGTCCGCGCTCGGCGGTGAGCTCAAGGCCGCGATCGACCTGCGGGTGTGGGCACCGCTGGCCGGTGAACGGACGTCCGCCGGCCCGCCGGTCACCGAAGGGCTGGTGGTGAGGACCGCGGCCGCACGGGACGGCGACCGTACGGAACCGGGGCGCCGGCTGCGCTACGACGGGGCGTCCGACCCCGGCGGGCAGGGCTTCGCCGCCGAGCGGCAACGGCAGTTGCCGCCCGGCCGGCGCAGGCGCGGGGGCGCGGCTCGATGA
- a CDS encoding helix-turn-helix transcriptional regulator → MTTTADTTTRAAERGQYRGPAASEHSAGDVAHETPGGRISVAVYAEDLILRTGVVHQLRPRPEIELIAESEADRAQVSLVVVDMVGEPTVQLLQRLQRNTATRTGLVVGFFESGALQTMIECGVAAVLRRGEADQDSLLHLVTAMANGEGVLPGDLLGKLLTHVSSLQRTVLDPRGLSLSTLTAREAEMIRLVSEGYGTAEIAQKTSYSERTVKNVLHEVSTRLELRNRAHAVGYAMRHGLI, encoded by the coding sequence ATGACGACGACAGCAGACACGACGACCAGAGCAGCGGAGCGCGGCCAGTACCGCGGGCCCGCCGCATCGGAGCACTCCGCCGGGGACGTCGCCCATGAGACTCCCGGGGGCAGGATCTCCGTAGCGGTGTACGCGGAGGACCTGATCCTGCGGACCGGCGTGGTCCACCAATTACGCCCACGGCCCGAGATAGAGCTGATAGCGGAGTCCGAGGCAGACCGGGCCCAAGTCTCCTTGGTGGTGGTGGACATGGTGGGCGAGCCCACCGTCCAGCTCCTGCAACGTCTCCAGCGCAACACCGCGACCCGCACCGGACTCGTCGTCGGTTTCTTCGAGTCGGGCGCGCTCCAGACCATGATCGAGTGCGGCGTCGCCGCCGTGCTGAGGCGCGGTGAGGCCGACCAGGACAGTCTTCTCCACCTGGTGACGGCGATGGCGAACGGTGAAGGAGTGCTGCCGGGCGACCTGCTCGGAAAGCTCCTCACCCATGTCAGTAGCCTCCAGCGCACGGTCCTCGACCCCCGGGGACTCTCGCTCTCCACTCTCACCGCGCGGGAGGCGGAGATGATCAGGCTGGTGTCGGAGGGCTACGGCACCGCGGAGATCGCACAGAAGACCTCGTACTCCGAACGCACCGTCAAGAACGTCCTGCACGAGGTGTCGACACGGCTCGAACTGCGCAACCGGGCCCACGCCGTCGGTTACGCCATGCGGCACGGGCTCATCTGA
- a CDS encoding COG1470 family protein, which translates to MTTSAELETPTVTVSPGAEATTTLTVRNDGDIVEAYTLEVVGDCAAWSTVEPARVSLYPGTSEVVTVRLAPPRSHEVRAGEIPLGVRVLPTEHPESVAVPEATVVVAPFHELRAELDPRRRSGWLGARFRTSVQNRGNTAVDVALTGKQAGEELRLAFTPDQRRLEPGESAEVGLRVRARKLIWFGTPVTWPFEVEAAESTERDTDGEQSGRSEPLPGEFAQLPVLPRWLLIVLAALLALLLAWFALVRPAVRSTAKQAAHEAAQEKRPGGQKDSTGGTGDPTGGQGDDKGQGDGEDKPNASGGSGSGGSSSGTGGGTGGTQQSSATIDVQTGAGAEKKGTYRVEKGKVFGITDIVVANFQGDEGVLTISFGKRKITTIALETFRNQDYHWVTPIQIQENDTVTASVTCAKPGTPATGTQASECHQVLNVSGVLSDLAP; encoded by the coding sequence GTGACCACATCTGCCGAACTCGAAACGCCCACGGTGACGGTTTCGCCCGGTGCCGAAGCGACGACGACCCTGACCGTGCGCAACGACGGCGACATCGTCGAGGCGTACACGCTCGAAGTGGTCGGCGACTGCGCCGCCTGGAGCACCGTCGAGCCGGCGCGCGTGTCCCTCTACCCGGGCACCTCCGAGGTGGTGACCGTACGGCTCGCGCCGCCCCGCTCCCACGAGGTCCGGGCCGGTGAGATACCCCTGGGTGTCCGCGTTCTGCCCACGGAGCACCCCGAGTCGGTGGCGGTCCCCGAGGCCACGGTGGTCGTCGCGCCCTTTCACGAGCTCCGGGCGGAGCTCGACCCGCGGCGACGCTCCGGCTGGCTGGGCGCCCGCTTCCGGACCTCGGTGCAGAACAGGGGGAACACCGCGGTCGATGTCGCCCTCACCGGCAAGCAGGCCGGGGAGGAACTCCGGCTGGCCTTCACCCCGGACCAACGGCGTCTGGAACCGGGCGAGTCCGCCGAGGTGGGCCTGCGGGTACGGGCCCGGAAACTGATCTGGTTCGGCACGCCGGTCACCTGGCCGTTCGAGGTCGAGGCCGCCGAAAGCACCGAACGGGACACCGACGGTGAGCAGTCCGGCCGGTCCGAGCCGCTGCCCGGCGAGTTCGCTCAACTGCCGGTGCTGCCCAGGTGGTTGCTGATCGTCCTGGCCGCGCTGCTCGCCCTGCTGCTCGCATGGTTCGCGCTGGTCCGGCCCGCGGTGCGGAGCACCGCGAAGCAGGCGGCGCACGAGGCCGCGCAGGAAAAGAGGCCCGGCGGGCAAAAGGATTCGACGGGCGGCACGGGCGACCCGACCGGTGGCCAGGGTGACGACAAGGGGCAGGGCGACGGTGAGGACAAGCCGAACGCGTCCGGAGGCTCCGGTTCGGGCGGTTCCAGCTCGGGAACGGGCGGGGGAACCGGCGGCACCCAGCAGAGCTCGGCGACGATCGATGTGCAGACCGGGGCCGGGGCCGAGAAGAAGGGGACGTACCGGGTCGAGAAGGGGAAGGTATTCGGTATCACGGACATCGTGGTGGCGAACTTCCAGGGCGACGAAGGAGTGCTGACCATCTCGTTCGGGAAGCGGAAGATCACCACCATCGCTCTGGAGACCTTCCGCAACCAGGACTACCACTGGGTCACCCCCATCCAGATTCAGGAGAACGACACGGTCACCGCGTCCGTCACCTGCGCCAAACCTGGCACGCCGGCGACCGGAACCCAGGCTTCCGAATGCCACCAGGTACTCAATGTCAGCGGCGTGCTGAGCGATCTCGCACCGTAG
- a CDS encoding phage tail sheath family protein: protein MPSYLTPGVYVEEVQSGARPIEGVGTAVAAFVGFAESGPFHQPTLVTNWDQYVQTFGTFTADTYLTPAVYGYFANGGGAAYIVRIGGPAQDPAQKSASGAAPSAAIGGFLVSARSGTSGDLSVEVTDAEGENPPEDRFRLLVRQAGKVVETHDVSTRKNVKGYLVTQARQSKLIEVTEQPGATQTRPENQSLSLAPTAAAPGAGVARIDPAEYVGDAAARTGFAGLEAIDEITMVAVPDLMSAYQRGDIDAEGVKAVQLAVISHCEQMGDRVAVLDTPPGMNAQRVRTWRNDDAGYDSRYATLYYPWVKVFDPATGQNSLVPPSGHVAGVWARSDGERGVHKAPANEVIRGALDLEIRLSKGEQDLLNPIGVNCVRAFPGRGIRIWGARTLSSDPAWRYLNVRRLFNYLEESILLGTQWVVFEPNDDRLWSSIRRNVTAFLTEEWRRGALFGRTAEEAFYVKCDRDNNPQESIDLGQVVCEIGVAPVKPAEFVIFRLAQFSDSTSLVNE, encoded by the coding sequence ATGCCGTCGTACCTCACCCCGGGTGTTTACGTGGAGGAGGTGCAGTCCGGAGCGCGGCCCATCGAGGGAGTCGGCACCGCGGTCGCAGCCTTCGTCGGTTTCGCGGAGTCCGGCCCCTTCCACCAGCCGACGCTGGTGACGAACTGGGACCAGTACGTCCAGACCTTCGGCACCTTCACCGCCGACACGTACCTGACCCCCGCGGTCTACGGCTACTTCGCCAACGGCGGCGGCGCGGCCTACATCGTGCGCATCGGCGGCCCCGCGCAGGACCCGGCACAGAAGTCCGCGTCCGGGGCGGCCCCGTCCGCCGCCATCGGAGGGTTCCTGGTCTCCGCGCGGTCCGGTACGAGCGGAGACCTCTCCGTCGAGGTCACCGACGCCGAGGGCGAGAACCCTCCGGAGGACCGGTTCCGGCTGCTGGTGCGGCAGGCCGGCAAGGTGGTGGAGACCCACGACGTCTCCACCCGGAAGAACGTCAAGGGCTACCTCGTCACCCAGGCCCGCCAGTCCAAGCTCATCGAGGTCACCGAGCAGCCCGGCGCGACGCAGACCCGCCCCGAGAACCAGAGCCTCTCCCTCGCGCCCACCGCTGCCGCCCCCGGAGCCGGCGTCGCACGGATCGACCCGGCCGAGTACGTCGGCGACGCCGCCGCCCGCACGGGGTTCGCGGGCCTCGAAGCGATCGACGAGATCACCATGGTCGCCGTTCCGGACCTGATGAGCGCCTACCAGCGCGGGGACATCGACGCCGAGGGCGTCAAGGCCGTCCAGCTGGCGGTGATTTCGCACTGCGAGCAGATGGGCGACCGGGTCGCCGTCCTGGACACTCCGCCGGGCATGAACGCCCAGCGCGTCCGTACCTGGCGCAACGACGACGCCGGATACGACTCGCGCTACGCGACCCTGTACTACCCGTGGGTCAAGGTCTTCGACCCGGCGACGGGCCAGAACTCCCTGGTGCCGCCGAGCGGTCATGTCGCCGGTGTCTGGGCGCGCAGCGACGGTGAGCGCGGGGTGCACAAGGCCCCCGCCAACGAGGTCATCCGCGGTGCGCTGGACCTGGAGATCCGCCTCAGCAAGGGCGAGCAGGACCTGCTCAACCCGATCGGTGTCAACTGCGTGCGCGCCTTCCCCGGGCGCGGCATCCGGATCTGGGGCGCGCGCACTCTCTCGTCCGACCCGGCCTGGCGCTACCTCAACGTACGCCGCCTCTTCAACTACCTGGAGGAGTCGATCCTCCTGGGCACCCAGTGGGTGGTGTTCGAGCCGAACGACGACCGCCTGTGGTCGAGTATCCGGCGGAACGTCACCGCCTTCCTCACCGAGGAGTGGCGCCGGGGCGCCCTCTTCGGCCGCACGGCCGAGGAAGCGTTCTACGTGAAGTGTGACCGCGACAACAATCCGCAGGAGTCGATCGACCTCGGCCAGGTCGTGTGCGAGATCGGCGTGGCTCCGGTGAAGCCCGCGGAGTTCGTGATCTTCCGCCTCGCGCAGTTCTCCGACAGTACGAGCCTCGTCAACGAGTGA
- a CDS encoding phage tail protein, with translation MAEGDALSTHVFGVQLGGYLVESIQEISGLTVEEEVVEVRQVTAEGKQIIRKQPGARQAGEVTITRGLDKSSEFTKWIKETLNNGAVDTARQNLTIEIKDSKGETVRRIQLMQGWASKWEGPSLKAGESSAATETVTITFEEIVVE, from the coding sequence ATGGCAGAGGGCGACGCTCTTTCCACCCACGTCTTCGGCGTGCAGCTCGGCGGCTATCTCGTCGAGTCGATCCAAGAGATCAGCGGCCTGACCGTCGAGGAGGAAGTCGTCGAGGTCCGTCAGGTGACGGCCGAGGGCAAGCAGATCATCCGCAAGCAGCCCGGCGCACGTCAGGCGGGCGAGGTGACGATCACCCGCGGACTCGACAAGAGCAGTGAGTTCACCAAATGGATCAAGGAGACGCTCAACAACGGGGCTGTCGACACCGCGCGCCAGAACCTGACCATCGAGATCAAGGACTCGAAGGGTGAGACGGTCCGGCGCATCCAGTTGATGCAGGGCTGGGCCAGCAAGTGGGAGGGCCCCTCGCTGAAGGCCGGCGAATCCAGCGCCGCCACCGAGACGGTGACCATCACCTTCGAGGAGATCGTGGTCGAATGA
- a CDS encoding DUF6760 family protein yields MTYALPRLREEIAYVAYHFHWQREDILDLTHGERQEWVREIARINTRVNEGG; encoded by the coding sequence GTGACGTACGCGCTTCCCCGACTGCGGGAGGAGATCGCGTACGTCGCCTACCACTTCCATTGGCAGCGAGAGGACATTCTCGACCTCACCCATGGCGAGCGTCAGGAGTGGGTGCGGGAGATAGCGCGGATCAACACCCGCGTCAACGAAGGCGGGTGA
- a CDS encoding phage tail protein gives MTDNIFATSVFFKLVIGGSDLGAFHTCSGLGAEVEMEQYAEGGNNGFTWQLPGRITWTNITLTRPVTADTLKIARWLNETIQRVEPKDGEIVALRPDLGRIISWQVHGIVPVRWQGPSFDPANSQAAIETLEIAHEGLEPS, from the coding sequence ATGACGGACAACATCTTCGCGACGAGTGTGTTCTTCAAGCTCGTCATCGGAGGCAGCGACCTGGGGGCCTTCCACACCTGCTCGGGTCTGGGCGCCGAGGTGGAGATGGAGCAGTACGCCGAGGGCGGCAACAACGGTTTCACCTGGCAGCTGCCGGGGCGGATCACCTGGACCAACATCACACTGACCCGCCCCGTCACCGCCGACACCCTGAAGATCGCACGGTGGCTGAACGAGACGATCCAGCGGGTCGAGCCCAAGGACGGCGAGATCGTCGCGCTCCGTCCGGACCTCGGCCGCATCATCAGCTGGCAGGTGCACGGCATCGTGCCGGTCCGCTGGCAGGGACCGTCCTTCGACCCCGCCAACTCCCAGGCGGCGATCGAGACGCTGGAGATTGCGCACGAGGGCCTGGAGCCGTCCTGA
- a CDS encoding CIS tube protein: MSPAVRTSRARAQLTIMEPPSTVGAKPGGNLARLTLQFNPAKLSLSKSTEWRRTPSRMAGQSALPEFVGSGPRSLSLEVFLDSTATHDNSVEKAVEQLMLACVPTPSSLARKTPASPWVRFDWGTSRTTSFDGVMSNLSVSYTLFDVDGKPLRATCSLSIEEASVDPAGQNPTSGSREARRTHRVVAGDSLPLLAWREYGDATAWRTIAEANDVDDPMQLIPGRELVVPGLEDHAPEGHR; encoded by the coding sequence ATGTCACCCGCTGTCCGTACGAGCCGTGCTCGCGCCCAGCTGACCATCATGGAACCGCCGTCGACCGTCGGTGCCAAACCGGGCGGGAACCTCGCCCGGCTCACGTTGCAGTTCAACCCCGCGAAGCTGTCGCTGAGCAAGAGCACCGAGTGGCGGCGTACGCCGTCCCGGATGGCCGGGCAGTCCGCGCTGCCCGAATTCGTGGGCAGCGGGCCCCGGTCGTTGTCCCTGGAGGTCTTCCTGGACTCCACCGCCACCCATGACAACTCGGTGGAGAAGGCGGTGGAACAGCTCATGCTGGCCTGTGTGCCCACCCCGAGCAGCCTGGCCCGTAAGACACCCGCCAGCCCCTGGGTCCGCTTCGACTGGGGCACGTCGAGGACGACCTCGTTCGACGGCGTGATGTCCAACCTCTCCGTCTCGTACACCCTGTTCGATGTCGATGGGAAGCCGTTGCGCGCCACCTGCTCGCTGTCGATCGAGGAGGCGAGCGTGGATCCGGCCGGCCAGAACCCCACCTCGGGCTCGCGGGAGGCACGTCGCACGCACCGGGTGGTCGCCGGAGACAGCCTGCCGCTCCTCGCCTGGCGGGAGTACGGCGATGCCACCGCGTGGCGCACGATCGCGGAGGCCAACGACGTGGACGACCCGATGCAGTTGATCCCCGGCAGGGAGCTCGTCGTGCCCGGACTGGAAGATCACGCTCCGGAGGGCCACCGATGA
- a CDS encoding VgrG-related protein, with protein sequence MTAPGRSFAADPIVEAPGELPPAWVAQLVSCVVDENVGLPDTAVLTYRDPDHKLLTATGLTIGTPLKISVVTVQERVRERLFTGEVTAVELDSDTTGSFTVVRAFSKAHRLQRGRKVVAFRNMKTADIVRKVAAGAGLSCGKIEAAPITYKQLTQPNVSDWEFLQYLAGESGAHVRVDDKGLLQFVKPKPAASAPSPATSATRHPMVLEYGRNLLALRAVLTGADGADSVEVRGWNVDTKTRLVAREQSIRSDTVTPGMSPSLAAGAFGPKARITVTDTPYRTQAEARAVAGSVAASVSSGFGEIEAVAEGNPRLRAGEPVALGNVGPAFAGRYTATAAHHVLEPNGGYRTTVMVSAAPDRSLAGLTSGSNAPSRGPRMPGLAIGVVTDIREGKTERGWVRLKFPWLDDTYVTDWVRTVQWGGQGGGGVFSPEVNDEVLVGFEQGLLDSPYVLGGLYNGVDKPSPHDVPLVDPTSGKVNRRSLVSRSGNRLELLDAPRGPSGVRIATGDKRLDVRLDERRGEIALTVYARGGTRALSSVTLSASGITLDAGTGDVNIKGSSVTVNGKTGVTIDGGLLAVLKAKLIRIN encoded by the coding sequence ATGACCGCCCCCGGCCGCTCCTTCGCCGCGGATCCGATCGTCGAGGCCCCCGGTGAGCTGCCACCGGCCTGGGTGGCCCAGCTCGTGAGCTGCGTGGTGGACGAGAACGTCGGCCTGCCGGACACCGCCGTACTGACGTACCGGGACCCCGATCACAAGCTGCTCACCGCCACCGGACTCACCATCGGCACCCCGCTGAAGATCTCCGTGGTCACCGTGCAGGAGCGGGTGCGCGAGCGGCTTTTCACCGGTGAGGTGACAGCGGTCGAGCTGGACAGCGACACCACCGGTTCGTTCACCGTGGTGCGCGCCTTCTCCAAGGCCCACCGGCTCCAGCGCGGACGGAAGGTGGTGGCGTTCCGCAACATGAAGACCGCGGACATCGTCCGCAAGGTCGCCGCGGGCGCCGGACTGTCGTGCGGGAAGATCGAGGCCGCGCCGATCACGTACAAGCAGCTGACCCAGCCCAATGTCTCGGACTGGGAGTTCCTTCAGTACCTCGCGGGGGAGAGCGGTGCGCACGTACGGGTGGACGACAAGGGCCTGTTGCAGTTCGTGAAGCCGAAGCCCGCCGCCTCCGCCCCCTCGCCCGCCACCTCCGCCACCCGCCACCCGATGGTCCTGGAGTACGGGCGCAACCTGCTGGCCCTGCGGGCCGTGCTGACCGGTGCGGACGGGGCGGACAGCGTGGAGGTGCGCGGCTGGAACGTCGACACCAAGACCCGGCTGGTGGCCCGCGAGCAGTCCATCCGCAGCGACACGGTGACCCCCGGGATGAGCCCGTCGCTGGCGGCCGGGGCGTTCGGCCCGAAGGCCCGGATAACGGTCACCGACACCCCGTACCGGACCCAGGCCGAGGCCAGGGCCGTGGCCGGTTCGGTGGCCGCCTCGGTGAGTTCCGGATTCGGCGAGATCGAGGCGGTCGCCGAGGGCAATCCCCGGCTGCGGGCGGGCGAGCCGGTGGCCCTCGGCAACGTCGGGCCCGCGTTCGCCGGGCGTTACACGGCGACCGCCGCGCACCACGTACTCGAACCGAACGGCGGCTACCGCACGACCGTGATGGTGAGCGCGGCCCCCGACCGCTCGCTGGCGGGACTGACCAGCGGCTCCAACGCGCCCTCGCGCGGCCCGCGCATGCCGGGTCTCGCGATCGGTGTGGTCACCGACATCCGCGAGGGCAAGACCGAACGGGGCTGGGTCCGGCTGAAGTTCCCCTGGCTCGACGACACCTATGTGACCGACTGGGTCCGTACGGTGCAGTGGGGCGGCCAGGGCGGCGGTGGGGTGTTCAGCCCCGAGGTCAACGACGAGGTGCTGGTCGGGTTCGAACAGGGGCTGCTGGACAGCCCGTATGTGCTCGGCGGTCTCTACAACGGGGTCGACAAGCCGTCGCCGCACGACGTCCCGCTGGTCGATCCGACCAGCGGAAAGGTCAACCGCCGTTCCCTGGTGTCCCGTTCGGGCAACCGGCTGGAGCTCCTGGACGCTCCGCGCGGACCCTCCGGCGTACGGATCGCCACCGGCGACAAGCGGCTCGACGTCAGGCTGGACGAACGGCGGGGCGAGATCGCGCTGACGGTGTACGCCCGCGGCGGCACCCGGGCACTGAGCTCCGTGACGCTCTCCGCGTCGGGCATCACCCTCGACGCGGGTACGGGCGACGTGAACATCAAGGGCAGCTCGGTGACCGTCAACGGCAAGACAGGGGTCACGATCGACGGCGGACTGCTCGCCGTGCTCAAGGCCAAGCTCATCAGGATCAACTGA
- a CDS encoding PAAR domain-containing protein — MPPAARTGDSTAHGGLIGTPPPGAVAVATVLIGGRPAAVTGSLHVCVVPPHAALGPGNVIMPNPAGAVTGQVLIGGLPAARMRDNTTCGAPIISGALNVLIGGPM, encoded by the coding sequence ATGCCCCCCGCAGCCCGCACGGGCGACAGCACCGCCCACGGCGGCCTCATCGGCACCCCGCCCCCGGGTGCGGTGGCCGTCGCCACCGTGCTGATCGGCGGCCGGCCCGCGGCCGTCACCGGGAGCCTGCACGTGTGCGTCGTCCCTCCGCACGCCGCGCTCGGGCCGGGGAACGTGATCATGCCCAATCCGGCCGGCGCGGTCACCGGTCAGGTCCTGATCGGCGGGCTGCCCGCCGCCCGGATGCGGGACAACACCACCTGCGGCGCGCCCATCATCAGTGGTGCGCTGAACGTACTGATCGGGGGCCCGATGTGA
- a CDS encoding GPW/gp25 family protein, with the protein MSGGGFIGRGWGFPLRVGATGGIGMVERDREIEEAIGLVLGTAPGERPMRPEFGCGIHDYVFAPGDGATAGRIAHEVRTSLERWEPRIEVTDVVIAFDAIEEGTLYIDVHYTVRATNDLRNLVFPFYTIPSSEGSEESGVR; encoded by the coding sequence GTGAGCGGCGGCGGATTCATCGGACGCGGCTGGGGCTTCCCGCTGCGGGTCGGTGCCACAGGCGGCATCGGCATGGTCGAGCGGGACCGGGAGATCGAGGAGGCGATCGGGCTGGTGCTCGGCACGGCGCCGGGCGAGCGGCCGATGCGCCCGGAGTTCGGCTGCGGTATTCACGACTATGTCTTCGCACCCGGTGACGGCGCCACCGCCGGGCGCATCGCGCACGAGGTCCGCACCTCGCTGGAGCGGTGGGAGCCGCGCATCGAGGTGACCGACGTGGTGATCGCGTTCGACGCCATCGAGGAGGGCACCTTGTACATCGACGTGCACTACACCGTGCGGGCCACGAACGACCTGCGCAACCTCGTCTTCCCCTTCTACACCATCCCGTCCTCCGAGGGCTCCGAAGAATCGGGAGTGCGCTGA